A part of Capsicum annuum cultivar UCD-10X-F1 chromosome 6, UCD10Xv1.1, whole genome shotgun sequence genomic DNA contains:
- the LOC107874843 gene encoding uncharacterized protein LOC107874843 has protein sequence MNRLQPAVKYSGASTRSSKAAINSSLYSDDDYDHDDDIIQAVYPRGINPMLCSTLHNHRSILDSSESEDDQGHAQLYKPNKHQPCPKKDISSLLRMMLINLNQRVDVCAGAAGGGLTQFTINHNRRSVPDYSDSTDDEGLPHNHNRQDYIIFHFSHPHALNKYNISSVTNCKVCGLQLVGSAYGCQSCQFYLHTSCFDLPDKIQHHAHTAHPLTLRYPSYYKHCGKTCDACYEDIRRSFLYCCDLCNFDLHVTCATLYSIVKRTDTSRDTLRLYYTFPVGDGTIIARCNKKVPKDGWVYYSKDTGHIAHIKCVKDAKVGPSWIKERLNMLKIK, from the coding sequence ATGAACAGATTACAACCTGCAGTCAAGTACTCTGGGGCAAGCACGCGATCATCTAAGGCTGCTATCAATTCATCCTTATATAGCGATGATGACTACGATCATGATGACGATATTATTCAAGCTGTATATCCAAGAGGCATTAATCCAATGCTTTGTTCCACTCTCCATAATCATCGCTCTATTCTAGATTCTTCAGAAAGCGAAGATGATCAAGGACATGCTCAGTTGTACAAGCCTAACAAGCATCAACCGTGTCCTAAGAAGGATATTTCATCACTTCTAAGAATGATGTTGATCAACCTCAATCAACGTGTTGATGTTTGTGCCGGTGCAGCTGGTGGTGGTCTTACTCAATTTACTATCAACCATAATCGTCGATCTGTTCCTGACTATTCAGACAGCACTGATGATGAAGGGCTGCCTCATAACCACAACAGGCAggattatattatatttcattttagCCACCCACATGCCTTGAACAAGTACAACATTTCTTCCGTAACCAACTGCAAGGTCTGCGGGCTGCAGCTAGTTGGCTCGGCATATGGTTGCCAAAGTTGTCAATTTTATCTACACACATCGTGCTTCGATCTTCCAGACAAGATCCAGCACCATGCCCACACTGCACACCCTCTGACACTTCGCTACCCTTCCTACTACAAGCACTGTGGTAAGACGTGTGACGCTTGTTATGAGGACATACGACGAAGTTTTCTCTACTGCTGTGACCTCTGCAATTTTGACCTTCATGTCACTTGTGCCACGCTATACAGCATCGTGAAGAGAACTGATACATCGAGGGACACTCTTCGACTTTACTACACCTTCCCTGTTGGTGATGGTACTATTATTGCGCGATGCAACAAGAAGGTGCCTAAGGATGGCTGGGTGTATTATAGCAAGGATACTGGACATATTGCACATATCAAGTGTGTTAAGGATGCTAAAGTTGGTCCTTCTTGGATTAAGGAGAGACTTAATATGCTTAAAATTAAGTAA